One window of Mus caroli chromosome 11, CAROLI_EIJ_v1.1, whole genome shotgun sequence genomic DNA carries:
- the Klhl11 gene encoding kelch-like protein 11, whose protein sequence is MAAAVAAAAAAAAAAASFQVLEMESMETAVAGSASLAAEVRGSGTVDFVTGAGISTLVDTGGGDPGPEAEDFECSTHCSELSWRQNEQRRQGLFCDITLCFGGAGGREFRAHRSVLAAATEYFTPLLSGQFSESRSGRVEMRKWSSEPGPEPDTVEAVIEYMYTGRIRVSTGSVHEVLELADRFLLIRLKEFCGEFLKKKLHLSNCVAIHSLAHMYTLSQLALKAADMIRRNFYKVIQDEEFYTLPFHLIRDWLSDLEITVDSEEVLFETVLKWVQRNAEERERYFEELFKLLRLSQMKPTYLTRHVKPERLVANNEVCVKLVAEAVERHALRAENIQSGTLQQPTSQVSLLPRYGQNMDVIMVIGGVSEGGDYLSECVGYFVDEDRWVNLPHIHNHLDGHAVAITESYVYVAGSMEPGFAKTVERYNPNLNTWEHVCSLMTRKHSFGLTEVKGKLYSIGGHGNFSPGFKDVTVYNPELDKWHNLESAPKILRDVKALAIEDRFVYIAARTPVDRDTEDGLKAVITCYDTETRQWQDVESLPLIDNYCFFQMSVVNSNFYQTASCCPKSYSLENEEAVRKIASQVSDEILESLPPEVLSIEGAAICYYRDDVFIIGGWKNSDDIDKQYRKEAYRYCAERKRWMLLPPMPQPRCRATACHVRIPYRYLHGTQRYPMPQNLMWQKDRIRQMQEIHRHALNMRRVPSSQIEC, encoded by the exons ATGGCGGCGGCTGTGGCGGCGGCGGCTGCCGCTGCGGCCGCGGCTGCATCTTTTCaagtgctggagatggagagCATGGAGACTGCCGTCGCCGGTTCCGCGAGCCTGGCCGCCGAGGTCCGAGGCAGTGGCACGGTAGACTTCGTGACCGGGGCCGGCATCTCTACCCTCGTCGACACGGGCGGGGGCGATCCGGGCCCAGAGGCCGAGGACTTCGAGTGCAGCACTCACTGCTCCGAGTTGTCCTGGCGGCAGAACGAGCAGCGGCGTCAAGGCCTTTTCTGCGACATCACCCTGTGCTTCGGCGGGGCCGGAGGTCGCGAGTTCCGTGCCCACCGCTCGGTGCTGGCCGCTGCCACCGAGTACTTCACGCCCTTACTCTCGGGTCAGTTTTCGGAATCGCGCTCGGGCCGGGTGGAGATGCGCAAGTGGAGCTCAGAGCCCGGACCCGAACCTGACACGGTGGAAGCCGTTATCGAGTACATGTACACCGGCCGCATCCGAGTGAGCACCGGCAGCGTGCACGAGGTGCTGGAGCTGGCCGACAG ATTCTTACTAATTCGTTTAAAAGAATTCTGTGGAGAATTTCTCAAGAAAAAACTTCATCTCTCAAATTGTGTGGCCATTCATAGCTTAGCCCACATGTATACCCTGAGCCAGCTTGCTCTGAAAGCTGCAGATATGATACGGAGAAATTTCTATAAAGTCATTCAGGATGAGGAATTTTACACATTACCTTTCCATCTCATTCGGGACTGGCTTTCGGACTTGGAAATTACTGTGGATTCTGAAGAGgttctttttgaaacagttttGAAGTGGGTTCAGAGaaatgcagaagagagagagagatactttgAAGAGCTTTTTAAATTGCTCAGATTGTCCCAGATGAAACCCACCTACCTTACACGGCATGTCAAACCAGAGCGGCTAGTGGCCAATAATGAAGTTTGTGTCAAGCTGGTGGCAGAAGCAGTGGAGAGGCATGCGCTCAGAGCAGAGAATATACAGTCTGGCACATTGCAGCAGCCCACTTCACAAGTCTCACTGTTACCTCGCTATGGACAAAACATGGACGTAATCATGGTTATCGGAGGTGTGTCGGAAGGAGGAGACTATTTAAGTGAATGTGTGGGATATTTTGTTGATGAGGATAGATGGGTCAATCTGCCCCACATTCATAACCACCTTGATGGACATGCTGTCGCAATTACAGAATCTTACGTGTATGTTGCTGGCTCCATGGAACCAGGGTTTGCTAAAACTGTGGAAAGATACAACCCAAACCTGAATACATGGGAACATGTTTGTAGTCTGATGACCAGAAAGCACTCTTTTGGGCTAACAGAAGTCAAAGGGAAGCTGTATAGCATTGGAGGACATGGCAATTTTAGCCCTGGCTTTAAAGACGTGACTGTTTACAATCCTGAGCTTGATAAATGGCACAACTTAGAGTCGGCACCAAAGATTCTGCGAGATGTCAAAGCATTAGCCATTGAGGACCGGTTTGTGTACATTGCTGCCCGCACGCCTGTGGACCGGGACACTGAGGATGGACTGAAGGCTGTAATTACTTGCTATGATACAGAGACTCGACAGTGGCAAGATGTGGAATCTTTACCGCTTATTGACAATTACTGTTTTTTCCAGATGTCTGTGGTCAATTCAAACTTTTATCAGACAGCATCATGCTGTCCCAAGAGTTACTCCTTAGAAAATGAAGAAGCAGTAAGAAAAATTGCCAGTCAGGTGTCTGATGAGATCCTTGAAAGCTTGCCTCCAGAAGTCCTAAGCATCGAAGGAGCAGCCATTTGCTATTACAGAGATGATGTCTTCATTATTGGAGGCTGGAAAAACAGTGATGATATTGACAAACAGTATCGGAAAGAGGCCTACCGATACTGTGCCGAGAGAAAGAGGTGGATGCTCCTTCCTCCAATGCCTCAGCCCCGCTGCAGGGCCACTGCTTGCCATGTCAGGATCCCCTACCGGTACTTGCATGGCACACAGAGATACCCCATGCCTCAAAACTTAATGTGGCAGAAGGACCGCATCCGACAGATGCAAGAGATACATCGGCACGCTCTGAACATGCGGAGAGTGCCAAGTTCCCAGATTGAATGCTGA